aacaatttttattattttaaaattgcttcttattttattgtatatTTATCGATTTTTTAGGTGAAATTTCTAAAGATTGTCTATTTTCTATgctagagattttttttttttaacaattttatgCTCAATCCTATTTAAATTAGCCACTTTATTAGAATAGATAAATTCGGAAAGTATAATTTTGTTATATTAAAAAAAGTGCACTTCTGATTCGATTTTGGATTtacttaaaaattgaaattaaattaaaattttaataaagtttcaatttgatttttgattattttgatttcaattcaatataattcttaatttttcagtttcaattttgatttgattCTTAGTTCTTGAAatgattttatgtaattatttatttaaaaaatatatatatttgaattaaaatttcgataaagtttcaatttaattttttattgtttcgatttcaattcaatataattcttaatattttagtttcaattttgatttgattctcaatttttgaaataattttatgtaattatttatttaaaaaaaatcatatttaaattaaaatttcgataAAGTTTCAATTtggttttttattgttttgatttCGATTCAACATGAttcttaatttttcaatttcaattttgatttgattCTCAGTTCTTGAAatgattttatataattaattattttaaaaaaatcatatttgaattaaCATCTAAGTTTTAAATTagattattaatacataatatatcgtataatatattttttaattgtttCTAAATTATACCATCATTAACTACAAAGTGTATATATAATATATGTATTATATACTATAATAGTacagatatattatataatatatattttaaatatttattaattatataatatttaagtataagatataaatataattataaattaacatATATAATAGTACATTCATAATTAAGAATTACAgagtaatttaatgtatttataattaatattattaaaaaatataaaaataaaatataatattatattgtatttaattcatgattgtatttaattcataactatgtatttatatatatatataattatattaaaagtatataatatatctaaaaaaatagaaaaaaatatatgtatgaattcaATTTTCTGTTCGATATGATTATAGTTTAGTTTCAATATAATTCTAATTCAGTTCTTTATAAAAAATTAGAACCgaattaaaatatcataataatttCAATTTAGTATGATTCTTGTTAGTTTGGTATGATTATTTAATTCGAAACTCTTGAAAATCGTGCACAACCCTAAAAGAAATCATTAAAATATAAGATATATttttaagcttttttttttcaattctacCATTAAATAATCAACCTAGCACTTTATTTTTTAGGAAAGAAAAGTAGTTTCATTAAACAGTTAAATTCGACTAAtttctattaaattaaaattaaaataattaatatttttaaaatttttatttataagctagctagaaataaaataaaaaaaataaataacgaTGGGCTTGTGGATGCAATAACGTTATtataattttgaataaaaaattttaaaataaaatatttatataaaatataataataattatattaatttaaatgatcaaattttattaataaaatatttaatttgaccATTTGtatgaattatattttattataatttatcacTATTTAATTTCACGTTCTTTTTACAAGTTCGATTAAAACTATCAAATTTTGAAATACTCATCAAGAGAAAAATATGACTCTCTTATTATTACACTCTTACTtaaataataaaagtaaaatacctaatttcataataataaaaaaaataacttgcaataaaaaaaaataataaattctgAAAAGTAGAAAAAATCAAATTCTCATATGAGAAGAGACATTAGATCTTTCCAAATAAGATAACAAAACTGATTTATTAAAATGATAAAtacaaatatattataaaataatacaaatctaaaaattattaaaaaaataacaaaaaaaaaggaaaatggaaaggACCAATAATGAAAGCGCTCATCAATGGTTACCCTAAAAAACCTACAAGGAAAGAatgagagagaaaaaagaaagagagtATGTTTCTTTAACCATTACTTAGAAAAAAATTGCATTGATttcatgaaaacattttcatatgcATTTTTAACATATGAGGcgtttagaaaaattaattaataaaaaatttaaataaaattaagttattttaaaaaattaattattctttaaattttaaaaatgttattaaaacttttaatttatatattactatcaattaaatttaaatataaataaactgATAAATATATGACTTAAACATATATCCATTAGTTCACCATCAACTCGGTACAGCAACTACCAACAACTATTATTAATCAATAACgatcatttatataattattttcttagcTATATTCTTCTTCAATTCTTTAATTCTTGGGACTTCAAAACTACCCCTTACACTTGATTGAAATTAAGTTTATAAATTCAATCGTCACTTAAATGACATGGAGATGGTCCATTTATGATTTCGCCTCTTCTTTTGAGTTGAGACTTCGACTCTAATTTTTTTAACTAACCCCTTAATCTATCTAAATTTAACTCGTTATAGTATTACTCaacctgttttttttttttatctcaaatTATAATTTACTCTGATATATATAAGTATTTGAATTTGAAGAAAAAATTGAACGATTGATTATCATTCCTTAATTATAGGAAGATTACATAAATGTTTAAAGAATGTAATACACTTGCACTAACTCTACAAAATTCAACAAACTATCGCTGTACAAATAActcaacaaaataaaataaattaattcttttTCTGCCAGAAGACACTTCCAGCTACTTCTCTCAAAATTTATCTATTTGATCGATTTCAAGGATTCATCGTCAATCACGTTATAAGTAAAGAACACCACTCAAATACTAAGCAATCTCATGAAATTAATTGGAAATGTCAAATTTTGAAAGTAATTTCTTCTTATATGCCGTATTTGAGAACATATCTGCAAAATAAAATAGACAATAATAAATACAAGCATGCATGAATGAGAATTATTGTCTAACTTGACTTAATTTGGTGACTAAATAGATGTAAATTCAATTCAAAACCAGTTGAATTTTAGGTGATGGTCTTATGTATAGTCATACACAATTTCAGCTTGTCATGTGCTACTTCTATAATATAAGAAAAATGTGACCTTTTACAGTTTATTTATAGCTTGGTTAATTAAAGcacttttaaataaaaaaatatttataaactaATATATTATacaataccttttttttttttatccaagTAGTTATTTCTACGAACAAaggaaatttataaaatattcgaaaTACATTAAAAAGTAATGCGTCTcttataaaattttcaattgatgATTAAAATATGCAAAGTGAGTCTTACATTgatttaagagaaaaaaaaaaaaagctaaaaaaattgaataatttctcataaattaagattaattgcatcaattgacatAGTATAAAGTAATCAGATGAGAAAGCAAAAACTACAATAATCCAGCAAGAAATAACCTAAATCTGATGAGGACAGGTGATAATTAGCTTTCAGTATattttttatctcagtctttaagATAAAGGAACACATGAGCAAATTAAATTCAACGATTGTTCGCTAAAGATACAAAGAGAAGCAAACAATTAATTAGAAAAATCAGAGGCtgcaatatattaataaattgataatatatctctttctttttctttccttattTGTTGAATAAATAATCGAAAACGGCATTAAATGTTTTAAAACAACAACCTAACTATTTCCACTTCAAGAATGCAAATCCCAATAGACTTCTGCAAAATCAAAAGCTTTCTGTTTTTGTTTTTGTGTTGCAATAGGATCGTGGTTATTGTATGACAGTTTGATTTTTATCTTAGTGTagtactttttaattttttttcacctAACACTTCAGATTTTAGGTTGGGTGTTTTTGAAAAAAGCCTATTAATTTAGGTTTAATTGAATCTGTTTATACTAAGTTTTTGCTGGTTTGATTTTAATAAGATTTGAatcacttataaaaaaaaaaaaagttaataaaatAACTTGTCAACTAGGAAACTTACCATATATATTTAGAGGAATTATTACAGAAAAGGACAACCTATATATGCTAAGTGGCAAATATTTAAGCATACAAATATTGGGAGTGGCAAGAGACGTATATATTGCTCCTTCTACAATGGTTCCCTTTTATTATTCATAACAACAGGATTCCCATTCACTATTCATAAAAACATGGAGGCAGGCGAGGCGAGACTACAGCTTCCAGAGGGGTTGTTTTCATATTTGTTAGTCCAACGCCAGGAGTCATATCAACAGCAGCATCTGTAGGAGTAGAAATCTCAAAAGCCTGCAGTAAGGTGGCCAATGTCAAATGCACAATGTGAAGTCCATAAGATGCTGCAGGGCAAGCTCTTCTGCCACCTCCAAATGGAAGCAACTCAAAATTTTGACTCCTGACATCAACGTTCTTATGGGTTGTGAGAAACCTTTCTGGCTTGAACTCTGTTGGGTCTGGCCACACACGAGGGTCCCTTTGGATCTTCCAAACGTTCACCATCAGCCAAGTGTTTTTTGGGACGTAATAGCCACCTATATTACAGTCCTGAGTGAATTGACGAGGTCCAGGGATAAAAGCTGGTGGGTAGAGGCGTAGTGTTTCTTTAACTATGGCTTGGAGATAAACAAGCTTGCTGATGTCTTTATCATTTACTAGTCTTTCCCTGCCAACAATTTTGTCGAGTTCTTCCTGCGCCTTTTTCAATACAGGCTGGTTGTTCAGCAACAGTGCGAGTGCCCATGTCATAGCTACTGTAACGGTCTCATTCCCAGCAATCATACTCTGCAAATAATTTTGGCCTGTCAATTTCATAACAATCAAAATCTAGCCATAATTCTATTATACTACTCTTATTTCATtggaataatttctctaaataattttttgtattttaatatCTTTTGGAGTAGAATTAGTATGAAAGATTGTTTCAATCAAGGGCTAATTAAGTTTTTTTCAAACAGATGGTCATTTTCACCTTTAGAAGTCATTTTGTGGataataaactaatttttaaaatagaaaattttataattttatgtattcagagaatatatatatatatatatatatatatatatatatatatatatatatatataggttacCAAGGATGTAGCTTTGTTGATTGTATCAGCATCATAACCTTCAAGGCTTTTGCCATCAAGAAATGAAAGCATAACGTCCATAAAATCTTGATCTCCTTTAGATTTTTCACCCAAATACCTATTCCGTTTATGCTCTTGTAGCCATTTCTCCAGAGCATCGTCTAGTTCTTTAGCAGTTTTCTTCATTACCTTCTCATGTCCACCCACATCCATCCATCCAAGAAATGGAACAGCGTCCCTTAAAACAAGCGTACCTAGATAATGAAAAAGTATCGTTATCCCCTTCTGGAACAGTCGCCCTTCTTTCTCGTCACCAACAGCACCACCACCAAAATATTTCTTGCCTATAATCATCCTAAGAAGGACGTTCAAATTTAAGTCACTGAACCATTGCTTCATATCAACAACCTTTTTGTCCTCCCATGCTTTGTGCAACTCTTTTATGGAAGTTTCCACTTCCTGGATTCTAATGTGCTTGAGAAGCTCAAGCCGCCTGTTGGAGAGAAGTTCAAAGGTGGATATCTTGCGCGTTTCGCTCCAATATGGACCACCAGGGGTGAAAGGAAACAAACCATAGTTGTAGCCCATAAGTTCTGCGGCTACCAGTGCTGGACGGAAGGTCACAATCACGTCATTAGCACCCGTGAATAATTCCTTAGCCACCTCCGAACTATTCACCACGAGAACAGGGTGAACCCCGACTCGTATAGTGAAGACTGGACCATATTTGTCAGCGAGTGCACCCAATGTTACATGAGGAGGGTGGGATCCTGATAACAGAGACAAATGACCAGTTAAAGGCCATGCGCCTCGTGGTTGGGGTGCTAGTATGCCCTTGGAAGCTCTAGACTTCCATTTTCTTAGTAGATAGTAGGGGAGGATAAGCAAGGCAAAGACGCCTGCTGCTGCTATGGTGGTGTTAAAATATGGACATATATAATCCATTCTACAAAGATTTTGGTGGAGGGAGGGTGGATTTTGTTTTGAGATTAAGTGCAGAAAGAAGCTTAAGTTGCCCACATATATAGAGTATCAAAATCGTGGATGCCAACGTGATCCATGTTCTTAATATCTAATAAATAAAGTTACCGACGAATGTATTTTTAGCATGGTAgaaagaaattatatatatattttttaaataaacgtAAAAGgttaaaatgttttaattttagatcATAAATCTCAACTAACGAGATTGGATATAATTATAggcaaaacttaaaattaatttagataaatttaaattttatttattaaatttataatcatataattaaatactctaaaaatattttatactttaataattaagctatttgattattttaaaaattattatcacattaataaaaaaaataaaaataactcttttaaaatatatataaatagatttttttatgaatttgagtaataaaatttaaaatttgtgatGTTTGATtatcataattataaatttagtaaataaaatttaaattttcttaaattaattattgattttgattataattatataaaattttaatttaaaatcagcacgtttaattataattataaattattcaactatttgattttttatatccagttttgtttaaaaaaaaacaaacaaatgaggaggatttttttaaaatacggtacaaaaaataaaattatcaaaaaataTGGTATATGAAAATTGGATAAATTTAGCTTATCACACATCTGCTAaatgagaaattaaataatatacttTAATTATATTAGATTAAGTTAAGCTAAACAACTTAAttcattttcttatttatataatatatcaaTAATATCATTCCATGTCAAAATACTATtggattaatttattaattatttataattatttttagatAAATTTAAAGATAAAATTTGGGTTGGCGGTTAGTCTTGGAAAAGTCGGATGCGGCGGCTacgattttattaaaataataaaaaatcacgTGACAGACAATTTTTCTTCAttgattttgatttaattaattaatatattataattgtgAAAATCGATTATATTactaattaaaattcattaatcgCCTCGTGCAGCTGATTTCATGGCCAACGATGCAGCAATGTTGCCCATCCTTAAAAAAACAAAACATTAGTCACGTGGTGGACACGGGACAATAAGATAACTCTAATCAATTATAATATTGGAGagtgtttttttttataaaatatattttattttaataataattattattatttaataaattaatctaatAGTAAAAGCATAAAATGAACACAAAGGTGACTTCAACACTTAGTCAAcgctttattaattttttatgctATGCtactattatttattaatattatattaaaaaaccaTCTgccatatttatttataaatattatttccaaataaaaaattttatttttaaaaaaatcatattcttttaatataaaattatatataaaatgttaagaaaaaatttatcttattatggaattaaaattaaaaagtttataacacttattttataatttaaataaaattgaaagctataaatatataataaaatgtcagacaataaaattatttttttacctGGTTAAAATTGTTATTTACTATTTcgaagaaaattttaattaatcaatatatagaaatatttaattaaataaaataaaattttaaatattggtTAAATAATTGATGTAGCTACAGTGGTCCATCTTTGAATAAATTTGGCTTATAAATTATTCTTATGGTTTATGGAGAGACACGTTTTGAATGTTTATGGCactctttaatattttttatttttaccacgttctgaaaaaaataaaaaatcgcaTGACGTTGTTCATGACGTGCAGCACAGAAAGCCGTGGTTCCAATATGGCAACATTTTattctacctttatttggatgTGGGgtttgtattatatatatatatatat
This is a stretch of genomic DNA from Hevea brasiliensis isolate MT/VB/25A 57/8 chromosome 12, ASM3005281v1, whole genome shotgun sequence. It encodes these proteins:
- the LOC131171289 gene encoding cytochrome P450 CYP82D47-like, with amino-acid sequence MDYICPYFNTTIAAAGVFALLILPYYLLRKWKSRASKGILAPQPRGAWPLTGHLSLLSGSHPPHVTLGALADKYGPVFTIRVGVHPVLVVNSSEVAKELFTGANDVIVTFRPALVAAELMGYNYGLFPFTPGGPYWSETRKISTFELLSNRRLELLKHIRIQEVETSIKELHKAWEDKKVVDMKQWFSDLNLNVLLRMIIGKKYFGGGAVGDEKEGRLFQKGITILFHYLGTLVLRDAVPFLGWMDVGGHEKVMKKTAKELDDALEKWLQEHKRNRYLGEKSKGDQDFMDVMLSFLDGKSLEGYDADTINKATSLSMIAGNETVTVAMTWALALLLNNQPVLKKAQEELDKIVGRERLVNDKDISKLVYLQAIVKETLRLYPPAFIPGPRQFTQDCNIGGYYVPKNTWLMVNVWKIQRDPRVWPDPTEFKPERFLTTHKNVDVRSQNFELLPFGGGRRACPAASYGLHIVHLTLATLLQAFEISTPTDAAVDMTPGVGLTNMKTTPLEAVVSPRLPPCFYE